A stretch of the Solanum dulcamara chromosome 6, daSolDulc1.2, whole genome shotgun sequence genome encodes the following:
- the LOC129892387 gene encoding organ-specific protein S2-like, translating into MKSPFALILLISLALYASSTDGRKDAGEYWRIVMKNEAMPMAIQRLMPPYDALEPRPTVTTYYHDDSSFKQENSFDPRPTITAYYHDDVGLKQEKSSFTKDFEPRQIVTSYHDNEANLKEEKSFEPRPNVSMYND; encoded by the exons ATGAAATCACCTTTTGCTCTCATCCTGCTTATTTCACTTGCCCTG TATGCAAGCAGCACAGATGGAAGAAAAGACGCCGGAGAATATTGGAGAATTGTGATGAAAAATGAGGCCATGCCCATGGCAATCCAGCGTCTTATGCCTCCGTATGACGCTCTCGAGCCAAGGCCAACTGTAACAACTTATTATCATGATGACTCTAGTTTCAAACAAGAAAATTCTTTTGACCCAAGGCCGACTATAACTGCTTACTATCATGATGATGTTGGTCTCAAACAAGAAAAATCATCATTTACTAAAGATTTTGAACCAAGACAAATTGTGACTTCTTACCATGACAATGAAGCCAATCTTAAAGAAGAAAAGTCTTTTGAACCAAGGCCAAATGTTAGTATGTACAATGATTGA